Within Streptomyces sp. WMMC940, the genomic segment CCGCGGCCTCGACCATCTCTCCGAGCGGATCTACAACCCCTCCACCACCCGCTACGGGAACTGGTGGGAGTGGCAGATCGGCAGCCCGCGCCTGCTGATGGACATCGTCACGGCGCTCCACGGCGAGCTCACCCACGAGCGGCGCCACGCCGCGTGCGCGGCCGTCGACCACTTCGTGCCGGACAGCGTGCTCGGCTCCTACACCGGCACCAGTACCGGAGCGAACCGGGTCGATCTGTGCCGCTCGGTCGTACTGCGCGGCATCAACGGCGCGGAGCCGGCGAGGATCGCCCTCGCCCGCGACGCGCTGTCTCCCGTCTTCCCGCACGTCACCACGGGTGACGGCCTCTACGCCGACGGATCGTTCGTCCAGCACACCTGGGTGGCCTACTCCGGCACGTACGGGCAGGTCCTGCTCGACGGCCTCGGCCGCCTCTTCGCCCTCCTCGCGGGCTCCGCCTGGGACATCACCGACCCCGGCCGGGCCAACGTCCTCGGCAGCGTCGAGAACGCCTTCGCCCCGTTGATCCACGACGGTCTGATGATGGACAGCGTCAACGGCCGGGCGATCAGCCGCGGCCTGCTCTCCGGCGACGGCCGCCGGGTCATGCGCAGCGACCACTTCCACGGCCACGCGCTCATCGCGGCCGTCGCGCTGCTCGCGGACGGGGCGCCCGCCGCCGAGCGCACCCGCTGGCAGTCCATGATCAAGGGCTGGATCGAACGGGACACCGTCAGTCCCGTCCTCACCGACCGCCAGTTCGGGGTGGCCGATCTTGCCCGACTGCACGCCGTGGCCGCCGCCCCCGTCCCCGCCGCGCCGGAGCCGGTCGGACACAAGCTGTTCGCCGCCATGGACCGGGCCGTCCACCGCCGGCCCGGCTGGGCCGCCGGCATCGCCATGTCCTCGGAGCGGATCTCGGCCTACGAGTGCGGCAACGGGGAGAACCCGCGCGGCTGGCACACCGGCGCCGGAATGCTCTACTGGTGGCCCGGTTCCGACCGGGGCGACCAGTACACCGACTGGTTCTGGCCGACCGTCGACTGGTACCGGCTGCCCGGGACGACCGTGTCGACCCGCCGCCTCGCCGACCGGGAGGGCGGCGAATGGGGGGAGCCGAAACCGGGCGTGAAGTGGGTCGGTGGCTCGACCGACGGCGAGTACGCGGCCGTGGGCCAGCACCTCAGGGGGCTCGGCTCGACCCTGGAGGCGCGAAAGTCCTGGTTCTGTGCCGCCGACGCCGTGATCTGCCTCGGGGCCGGGATCACCTGCACGGACGGCGTACCCGTGGAGACGGTCGTCGACAACAGGAACCTCGGCGAGCGCCCGGCCTCGGCCCTCACTACCGGGCGCCACGGCCGCTGGGCTCATCTGGACGGACACGGCGGCTGGGTCCTCCTCCCGGTCGGCCCGGCCGGTGCCGACCGCGCGGAGCGGCCCGGCGGGTCGGGGCTGCGCACCCTGCGCGAGGCACGGACCGGGGCGTGGCGGGACATCAACACCACCAGCTCTCCCGAACGGCGGACCCGTCACTACCAGACCCTGTGGCTGGACCACGGGACCGATCCGGTGAACTCGTCCTACGGGTACATCCTGATGCCCGGGGCCTCCCGGCGGGCGGTCGAGGCCCGTGCGGCCGACCCGGGCTGGCTGGAGGTCCTCGACAATTCGGACATCTGTCAATCGGTCGCCGTCCCCTCGCTCGGGCTGACCGCGGCGAACTTCTGGCGGGCCGCTACCGTGGGTGCCCTCACCGTCACGTCGCCGGCGAGCGTGGTGGTACGGAGGCGCGGCCGGACCGCTACGCTCCACATCAGCGAACCCATGCGCACCGGGCTGC encodes:
- a CDS encoding polysaccharide lyase 8 family protein; this encodes MPAWSRRALLLASGSGALSLALPAPASAPASGTPAGAGGSADDVYAALRRRWLELQLGTDYDPAAEPYASRLAETGRLARTFRDSMAPAGDSLFPGLRFDPPSGITAGYSRLWTMAQACLQPGTGSTGDTAMLADVVRGLDHLSERIYNPSTTRYGNWWEWQIGSPRLLMDIVTALHGELTHERRHAACAAVDHFVPDSVLGSYTGTSTGANRVDLCRSVVLRGINGAEPARIALARDALSPVFPHVTTGDGLYADGSFVQHTWVAYSGTYGQVLLDGLGRLFALLAGSAWDITDPGRANVLGSVENAFAPLIHDGLMMDSVNGRAISRGLLSGDGRRVMRSDHFHGHALIAAVALLADGAPAAERTRWQSMIKGWIERDTVSPVLTDRQFGVADLARLHAVAAAPVPAAPEPVGHKLFAAMDRAVHRRPGWAAGIAMSSERISAYECGNGENPRGWHTGAGMLYWWPGSDRGDQYTDWFWPTVDWYRLPGTTVSTRRLADREGGEWGEPKPGVKWVGGSTDGEYAAVGQHLRGLGSTLEARKSWFCAADAVICLGAGITCTDGVPVETVVDNRNLGERPASALTTGRHGRWAHLDGHGGWVLLPVGPAGADRAERPGGSGLRTLREARTGAWRDINTTSSPERRTRHYQTLWLDHGTDPVNSSYGYILMPGASRRAVEARAADPGWLEVLDNSDICQSVAVPSLGLTAANFWRAATVGALTVTSPASVVVRRRGRTATLHISEPMRTGLPLELVWDRPVGRVLGAAPSVEVLGTGRRLRLGIAPGTAGVVHGCEVTIS